In the Hordeum vulgare subsp. vulgare chromosome 7H, MorexV3_pseudomolecules_assembly, whole genome shotgun sequence genome, one interval contains:
- the LOC123407448 gene encoding protein ENHANCED DISEASE RESISTANCE 2-like isoform X1 — MSSSSSTVVYEGWMVRHGRRKIGRSFIHMRYFVLETRLLSYFKRKPQHKMPKLPIKSLHIDGNCRVEDRGLKMHHGNMLYVLSVYNKREKHHRITMAAFNIQEALIWKEKIEMVIDQQQGVVSPDGNTAFSSSQQNASVENGRKSSSSDRDSQYSHEEEEEEEDNNRSLMRRTTIGNGPPEYLHDWTRGNDTGISDQGSPAQVFSRGHWRLVRCQNGLRIFEELQDVDYLARSCSRAMKAVGVVEASCEAIFQLVMSMDTTRFEWDCSFQYGSLVEEVDGHTAILYHRLQLDWFSAFTWPRDLCYVRYWRRNDDGSYVVLFQSREHPNCGPQPGFVRAHIESGGFNISPLKSRNGRVRTQVQHLMQIDLKGWGVGYLPSFQQHSLLHMLNSVAGLREWFSQSDESQILPRIPVMDNMALSVSSRKGKKTQDNTVQTCLPADESRHSTVEEESDEDEEFQLPESELEPSTRELDADGKLLGLDEEDSDEIDFSGFSGNLRRDDRDNSRDCWRISDGNNFRVRSKNFIYDKSKVPAGKPLMELVAVDWFKDVKRMDHVARRKGCAVQVAAEKGLFSLAINLQVPGTTNYSMVFYFVSKKLIPNSLLQRFVDGDDEFRNSRFKLIPSVPKGSWIVRQSVGSTPCLLGKAVDITYIRGANYLEIDVDIGSSTVANGVLGLVCGVITTLVVDMAFLVQGHAYEELPERLIGAVRMSHIELSSAVVPVLED, encoded by the exons atgtcgtcgtcttcgtcgaccGTGGTCTATGAGGGGTGGATGGTCCGGCACGGTCGCCGCAAGATCGGCCGCTCCTTCATCCACATGCGCTACTTTGTGCTGGAGACCCGCCTTCTCTCGTATTTCAAGCGTAAGCCCCAGCACAAGATGCCCAAGCTCCCCATCAAGTCCCTCCACATCGATGGTAACTGCAGGGTCGAGGACAGGGGCCTCAAGATGCACCATGGCAAT ATGCTTTATGTCTTAAGTGTCTACAACAAAAGGGAGAAGCATCATCGCATTACG ATGGCGGCATTCAATATCCAGGAGGCTCTAATCTGGAAGGAGAAAATTGAAATGGTCATTGATCAG CAACAAGGTGTAGTGTCTCCCGATGGTAATACAGCCTTTAGCTCATCGCAGCAAAATGCTAGTGTAGAAAATGGAAGGAAATCTTCCTCCTCTGATCGTGACAGCCA GTATAgtcacgaagaggaagaagaggaggaggacaataATCGATCATTGATGCGGAGAACAACAATTGGGAATG GTCCTCCGGAATACTTGCATGATTGGACTCGTGGAAACGATACAGGAATATCTGATCAGGGAAGCCCTGCCCAAGTTTTCTCTAGAGGACACTGGCGCCTTGTCAGATGCCAGAATG GTCTCCGCATTTTTGAGGAGCTCCAGGATGTTGATTACCTT GCAAGGAGCTGTAGCAGAGCAATGAAGGCTGTTGGAGTGGTTGAGGCTTCGTGTGAGGCTATATTTCAGCTTGTGATGAGCATGGACACCACCCGCTTTGA GTGGGACTGCAGCTTCCAGTATGGTAGCCTAGTGGAGGAGGTCGACGGCCACACCGCAATACTGTATCATAGGCTACAACTGGATTGGTTTTCAGC GTTTACTTGGCCTCGTGATCTTTGTTATGTACGGTATTGGCGGCGTAACGATGATGGAAGTTATG TTGTGCTGTTTCAATCCAGAGAACATCCAAACTGTGGTCCACAACCAGGATTTGTGAGGGCACACATTGAGA GTGGCGGGTTCAACATTTCTCCACTGAAATCTCGTAATGGGAGAGTCCGAACACAAGTACAACATCTTATGCAGATTGATTTGAAGGGTTGGGGGGTTGGCTACTTACCTTCATTTCAGCAACATAGTCTCCTTCATATGTTGAACAGCGTTGCCG GGCTTAGGGAGTGGTTTTCACAGAGTGATGAAAGTCAAATACTTCCTAGGATTCCTGTTATGGACAATATGGCCCTATCAGTTTCTTCTAGGAAAGGCAAAAAAACGCAGGATAATACTGTGCAAACCTGCCTTCCGGCGGATGAAAGTAGACATTCAACGGTTGAGGAGGagtctgatgaagatgaagagtttcAGTTACCTGAATCTGAGCTAGAG CCCTCAACCCGTGAGCTCGATGCAGATGGTAAACTGCTAG GGCTGGATGAGGAGGATTCAGATGAGATTGATTTTTCCGGATTTTCTGGAAATTTACGCCGGGATGACCGTGATAACAGTCGTGATTGTTGGAGAATATCTGATGGAAATAACTTTAGAGTGCGAAGCAAGAACTtcatatatgataaaagcaaG GTTCCTGCTGGAAAACCTCTTATGGAGCTTGTTGCTGTTGACTGGTTTAAAGATGTGAAACGAATGGATCATGTTGCTAGAAGAAAAGGATGCGCTGTTCAA GTTGCTGCTGAGAAGGGTCTTTTTTCACTGGCAATAAATCTACAA GTTCCTGGCACAACTAACTATAGTATGGTTTTCTACTTTGTATCAAAGAAACTGATACCGAACTCCTTGTTGCAACGctttgttgatggtgatgatgaattcCGCAATAGTAGGTTCAAGCTGATCCCATCTGTACCGAAG GGCTCATGGATTGTCCGCCAAAGTGTTGGCAGCACACCGTGTCTGTTAGGCAAAGCAGTTGACATCACCTATATCCGTGGTGCAAATTATTTGGAA ATAGATGTGGACATTGGTTCGTCTACGGTGGCAAATGGAGTCTTGGGGCTTGTGTGTGGCGTGATCACAACGCTAGTTGTTGACATGGCTTTTCTTGTCCAG GGCCACGCATATGAGGAGCTCCCGGAACGACTGATTGGTGCCGTTCGGATGTCGCACATAGAACTATCATCTGCCGTTGTTCCTGTACTTGAGGATTAA
- the LOC123407448 gene encoding protein ENHANCED DISEASE RESISTANCE 2-like isoform X2 — MSSSSSTVVYEGWMVRHGRRKIGRSFIHMRYFVLETRLLSYFKRKPQHKMPKLPIKSLHIDGNCRVEDRGLKMHHGNMLYVLSVYNKREKHHRITMAAFNIQEALIWKEKIEMVIDQQQGVVSPDGNTAFSSSQQNASVENGRKSSSSDRDSQYSHEEEEEEEDNNRSLMRRTTIGNGPPEYLHDWTRGNDTGISDQGSPAQVFSRGHWRLVRCQNGLRIFEELQDVDYLARSCSRAMKAVGVVEASCEAIFQLVMSMDTTRFEWDCSFQYGSLVEEVDGHTAILYHRLQLDWFSAFTWPRDLCYVRYWRRNDDGSYVVLFQSREHPNCGPQPGFVRAHIESGGFNISPLKSRNGRVRTQVQHLMQIDLKGWGVGYLPSFQQHSLLHMLNSVAGLREWFSQSDESQILPRIPVMDNMALSVSSRKGKKTQDNTVQTCLPADESRHSTVEEESDEDEEFQLPESELEPSTRELDADGKLLGLDEEDSDEIDFSGFSGNLRRDDRDNSRDCWRISDGNNFRVRSKNFIYDKSKVPAGKPLMELVAVDWFKDVKRMDHVARRKGCAVQVAAEKGLFSLAINLQVPGTTNYSMVFYFVSKKLIPNSLLQRFVDGDDEFRNSRFKLIPSVPKGSWIVRQSVGSTPCLLGKAVDITYIRGANYLENTGEELEHGLAKLMPYGTIRRLNRADRCGHWFVYGGKWSLGACVWRDHNASC, encoded by the exons atgtcgtcgtcttcgtcgaccGTGGTCTATGAGGGGTGGATGGTCCGGCACGGTCGCCGCAAGATCGGCCGCTCCTTCATCCACATGCGCTACTTTGTGCTGGAGACCCGCCTTCTCTCGTATTTCAAGCGTAAGCCCCAGCACAAGATGCCCAAGCTCCCCATCAAGTCCCTCCACATCGATGGTAACTGCAGGGTCGAGGACAGGGGCCTCAAGATGCACCATGGCAAT ATGCTTTATGTCTTAAGTGTCTACAACAAAAGGGAGAAGCATCATCGCATTACG ATGGCGGCATTCAATATCCAGGAGGCTCTAATCTGGAAGGAGAAAATTGAAATGGTCATTGATCAG CAACAAGGTGTAGTGTCTCCCGATGGTAATACAGCCTTTAGCTCATCGCAGCAAAATGCTAGTGTAGAAAATGGAAGGAAATCTTCCTCCTCTGATCGTGACAGCCA GTATAgtcacgaagaggaagaagaggaggaggacaataATCGATCATTGATGCGGAGAACAACAATTGGGAATG GTCCTCCGGAATACTTGCATGATTGGACTCGTGGAAACGATACAGGAATATCTGATCAGGGAAGCCCTGCCCAAGTTTTCTCTAGAGGACACTGGCGCCTTGTCAGATGCCAGAATG GTCTCCGCATTTTTGAGGAGCTCCAGGATGTTGATTACCTT GCAAGGAGCTGTAGCAGAGCAATGAAGGCTGTTGGAGTGGTTGAGGCTTCGTGTGAGGCTATATTTCAGCTTGTGATGAGCATGGACACCACCCGCTTTGA GTGGGACTGCAGCTTCCAGTATGGTAGCCTAGTGGAGGAGGTCGACGGCCACACCGCAATACTGTATCATAGGCTACAACTGGATTGGTTTTCAGC GTTTACTTGGCCTCGTGATCTTTGTTATGTACGGTATTGGCGGCGTAACGATGATGGAAGTTATG TTGTGCTGTTTCAATCCAGAGAACATCCAAACTGTGGTCCACAACCAGGATTTGTGAGGGCACACATTGAGA GTGGCGGGTTCAACATTTCTCCACTGAAATCTCGTAATGGGAGAGTCCGAACACAAGTACAACATCTTATGCAGATTGATTTGAAGGGTTGGGGGGTTGGCTACTTACCTTCATTTCAGCAACATAGTCTCCTTCATATGTTGAACAGCGTTGCCG GGCTTAGGGAGTGGTTTTCACAGAGTGATGAAAGTCAAATACTTCCTAGGATTCCTGTTATGGACAATATGGCCCTATCAGTTTCTTCTAGGAAAGGCAAAAAAACGCAGGATAATACTGTGCAAACCTGCCTTCCGGCGGATGAAAGTAGACATTCAACGGTTGAGGAGGagtctgatgaagatgaagagtttcAGTTACCTGAATCTGAGCTAGAG CCCTCAACCCGTGAGCTCGATGCAGATGGTAAACTGCTAG GGCTGGATGAGGAGGATTCAGATGAGATTGATTTTTCCGGATTTTCTGGAAATTTACGCCGGGATGACCGTGATAACAGTCGTGATTGTTGGAGAATATCTGATGGAAATAACTTTAGAGTGCGAAGCAAGAACTtcatatatgataaaagcaaG GTTCCTGCTGGAAAACCTCTTATGGAGCTTGTTGCTGTTGACTGGTTTAAAGATGTGAAACGAATGGATCATGTTGCTAGAAGAAAAGGATGCGCTGTTCAA GTTGCTGCTGAGAAGGGTCTTTTTTCACTGGCAATAAATCTACAA GTTCCTGGCACAACTAACTATAGTATGGTTTTCTACTTTGTATCAAAGAAACTGATACCGAACTCCTTGTTGCAACGctttgttgatggtgatgatgaattcCGCAATAGTAGGTTCAAGCTGATCCCATCTGTACCGAAG GGCTCATGGATTGTCCGCCAAAGTGTTGGCAGCACACCGTGTCTGTTAGGCAAAGCAGTTGACATCACCTATATCCGTGGTGCAAATTATTTGGAA AACACAGGCGAAGAACTAGAACATGGTCTGGCTAAACTGATGCCTTACGGTACAATACGGCGATTGAATCGTGCAGATAGATGTGGACATTGGTTCGTCTACGGTGGCAAATGGAGTCTTGGGGCTTGTGTGTGGCGTGATCACAACGCTAGTTGTTGA
- the LOC123410906 gene encoding probable O-methyltransferase 2, protein MAAQVPAIEVPTDAELLQAQADLWRHTLYYLTSMGLRCAVKLGIPTAMHNLGGVTSLPDLAAVLSIPASKQPFLGRLMRALVTSGVFAAGGTNNSGAELFRLNPLSRVLVDGVDAEEHHSQTSFVLAGTSPHYMEAALGMAEWFKKDVTGPVPSVFEDVHSASLFDESTAALDPELDALVTDGLEAHDNLGIGTIMRECHDLFKGLESLTDCCGGDGKTARAITKAHPHVKCTVLDLPKVIEKTPSDCVVNYVAGDLFHTVPKAQAVMLKLVLHHWSDDDCVKILTQCKNAIPSREEGGKVIVIDIVVEPSLGPVMFEAQTLMDMLMLVFTRGRQRSENDWRDLFMKAGFTDYKIIKKMGARGVIEVYK, encoded by the exons ATGGCCGCCCAGGTACCGGCGATCGAGGTTCCCACTGATGCCGAGCTGCTGCAGGCTCAGGCCGACCTGTGGCGCCACACCCTCTACTACCTCACGTCCATGGGGCTCCGCTGCGCCGTCAAGCTCGGCATCCCGACGGCGATGCACAACCTCGGCGGGGTCACCTCGCTGCCCGACCTGGCGGCCGTGCTGTCCATCCCGGCAAGCAAGCAGCCGTTCCTCGGCCGCCTGATGCGCGCGCTGGTCACCTCAGGCGTCTTCGCCGCCGGCGGCACCAACAACTCCGGGGCGGAGctcttccgcctcaacccactctcCCGTGTCCTGGTGGATGGTGTCGATGCGGAAGAACACCACAGCCAGACGTCCTTCGTGCTCGCCGGGACGTCGCCGCACTACATGGAAGCCGCGCTGGGGATGGCCGAGTGGTTCAAGAAGGACGTCACCGGGCCGGTGCCATCGGTGTTCGAGGACGTGCATAGCGCGTCGCTCTTCGACGAGAGCACCGCGGCCTTGGACCCAGAGCTCGACGCGCTGGTCACAGATGGTCTGGAAGCCCACGACAACCTGGGTATCGGCACCATCATGCGTGAGTGCCATGACCTCTTCAAGGGGCTTGAGTCTCTCACAGACTGCTGTGGTGGTGATGGAAAGACGGCGAGGGCCATCACCAAGGCACACCCGCACGTCAAGTGCACCGTGCTGGATCTCCCCAAGGTCATAGAAAAAACTCCATCCGACTGTGTAGTCAACTATGTCGCTGGTGACCTGTTCCACACTGTCCCAAAGGCTCAGGCCGTGATGCTCAAG CTTGTGCTGCACCACTGGAGTGACGACGATTGTGTGAAGATCCTAACCCAGTGTAAGAATGCCATTCCTTCCCGTGAGGAGGGAGGGAAGGTGATTGTCATTGATATCGTGGTCGAACCATCATTAGGACCTGTCATGTTTGAGGCCCAGACTCTCATGGACATGCTCATGCTTGTGTTCACGAGGGGCCGTCAACGTAGCGAAAATGACTGGCGAGACCTCTTCATGAAAGCAGGGTTCACCGACTACAAAATTATCAAGAAAATGGGTGCACGAGGTGTCATCGAGGTCTACAAGTAA